From a region of the Panicum virgatum strain AP13 chromosome 2K, P.virgatum_v5, whole genome shotgun sequence genome:
- the LOC120692879 gene encoding transcription termination factor MTERF9, chloroplastic-like, translating to MALQLQLPRPPPLRLAAVRLPSPAAPARGASASAAALRARAGGVAFSLQTNVRLLKPNRRVRRSRDPYYDLDEDEDDEDEEFEEEDDDEGYDSDDDMSGLEYPGVLYSNSPHAPSKRPVLQTPLIKENWEGGQLETRGKYGSLEKINSLLPRSKVGRSSPDLMNMDSEVELKNESISRSLFQKLQEEYEFDDKWLPLVDYLCTFGLKESHFTYIYERHMACFQISQASAEERLDFLLNAGVKSKDMKRILVRQPQILEYTLSNLKSHVDFLVGIGVPSTRIGQVISSAPSMFSYSVEQSLKPTVRYLIEEVGIEESDVGKVVQLSPQILVQKIDSAWKSRSLFLSKELSAPKGSIVKMVTKHPQLLHYSIEDGILPRINFLRSIGMRNSDILKVLTSLTQVLSLSLEGNLKPKYLYLVNDLKNNVQALTKYPMYLSLSLNQRIRPRHRFLVSLKKAPKGPFPLSSFVPTDERFCQRWAGTSLEKYHTFRQSLLLTGFAEKSGRKTLVSRR from the exons atggcgctgcagctccagctgccgcggccgccgccactgcgcctcgccgccgttcgGCTCCCTTCCCCGGCCGCCCCGGCCCGTGGCGCCTCCGCTTCCGCGGCCGCCCTCCGCGCCCGCGCTGGCGGCGTCGCGTTCTCGCTCCAGACGAACGTGCGCCTGCTCAAGCCCAACCGCCGCGTCCGCCGCTCTCGGGACCCCTACTACGACCTCGACGAGGATGAagacgacgaggacgaggagttcgaggaagaggacgacgacgagggctACGACAGCGAT GATGATATGTCAGGTTTGGAATATCCTGGTGTACTCTATTCAAACAGCCCTCATGCTCCAAGCAAGAGGCCAG TACTGCAGACTCCATTGATAAAAGAAAACTGGGAAGGAGGACAACTGGAAACTCGTGGTAAATATGGCAGTCTGGAGAAAATTAATTCTCTTCTTCCTAGGAGTAAAGTGGGACGATCGTCACCAGATCTTATGAACATGGACAGTGAAGTAGAG TTGAAAAATGAAAGCATTTCTCGAAGTTTGTTCCAGAAACTGCAAGAAGAATATGAATTCGATGACAAATGGTTACCACTGGTTGATTACTTGTGCACATTTGGACTAAAGGAATCTCATTTTACATACATCTATGAGAGACATATGGCCTGCTTTCAAATCAGTCAGGCTTCAGCAGAAGAAAGGTTGGATTTCCTGCTAAATGCTGGGGTTAAAAGCAAGGATATGAAGAGGATACTGGTTAGGCAGCCACAGATTCTGGAATACACTCTTAGCAATCTGAAATCTCATGTTGATTTTCTGGTGGGCATTGGGGTTCCCAGTACACGAATAGGGCAAGTTATTTCTTCTGCTCCTTCGATGTTCTCTTACAGCGTGGAGCAGTCTCTGAAGCCAACGGTAAGGTACCTGATTGAGGAAGTAGGTATTGAGGAGAGTGATGTGGGCAAAGTAGTGCAGCTAAGCCCACAGATTCTGGTGCAGAAAATTGATAGTGCATGGAAATCTCGATCCCTTTTTCTATCAAAAGAATTAAGTGCTCCCAAAGGTAGCATTGTTAAGATGGTGACAAAACACCCTCAGCTACTTCATTACAGCATTGAGGATGGAATCTTGCCTCGCATCAATTTCCTGAGAAGCATTGGTATGAGAAACTCTGATATTCTCAAAGTACTGACAAGTCTTACTCAG GTGTTATCTTTGTCCTTGGAGGGCAATCTCAAGCCAAAGTATCTTTACTTGGTTAATGACCTTAAGAACAATGTTCAAGCCTTAACAAAATATCCAATGTACCTGAGCTTGTCTCTCAATCAGAGAATTCGTCCCCGACACCGTTTTCTTGTTTCATTGAAGAAAGCTCCAAAGGGTCCATTTCCTCTGAGCTCCTTTGTGCCCACAGATGAGCGTTTTTGCCAGAGGTGGGCTGGGACTAGCTTGGAGAAATACCATACATTCAGACAGAGCTTGCTGCTTACAGGTTTTGCTGAGAAGTCTGGAAGGAAAACATTAGTCTCAAGACGGTAG
- the LOC120695568 gene encoding uncharacterized protein LOC120695568, protein MTKSSAYLGRYGQDFGRGGGSGITAASTTITQWRATAHESGAGGGPREARAGSAGPGSTKPDDAGARPAGFRHPSHHLASRTPVPIFPILSAPPLVSPPPAASAAATRPASLAMTTSRRLADRKIARFEKNITKRGAVPETIKKANDYPFGPILLGFFVFVVVGSSLFQIIRTASNAGLF, encoded by the exons ATGACCAAATCGTCAGCATACCTGGGGAGATACGGCCAAG ATTTTGGAcggggcggcgggagcgggatCACGGCTGCGTCCACCACCATCACGCAGTGGCGCGCCACGGCTCACGAGTCGGGCGCAGGCGGTGGCCCACGGGAAGCGCGAGCGGGTTCGGCCGGGCCCGGGTCAACAAAACCCGACGACGCGGGGGCCCGTCCGGCCGGCTTCAGACACCCCAGTCACCATCTCGCCTCGCGCACTCCCGTCCCCATCTTCCCAATTCTCTCCGCGCCCCCACTCGTctctccgccgcccgccgcgtcgGCTGCGGCGACCCGACCAGCGTCACTCGCCATG ACTACCTCAAGGCGTCTTGCTGATAGGAAAATTGCACGATTTGAGAAGAACATCACAAAGAGGGGAGCTGTTCCTGAGACAATCAAGAAAGCAAATGATTATCCTTTTGGACCTATTCTGCTTGGGTTCTTCGTCTTCGTTGTTGTTGGATCAT CTCTCTTTCAGATCATCAggactgcctcaaatgctggtCTATTCTGA